One genomic window of Paenibacillus xylanilyticus includes the following:
- a CDS encoding TraX family protein, translating to MMQWIAMITMLIDHIGAVFYPQVDELRIIGRIAFPIYAFAVYIGYKHTRNVQKYIWRLFWIAVLSQVPFMAAFNHLSLNVVWTLWSSLLVLLVLDKLPNRLLGIPIVIGAGIIMEISAMDYGMYGLLLVLLFRYFQGPILVLGHVLLTALYIQLHSSSVQMYSVVATLGIAIAQYYGAGFRLKGPRWIWRYFYPAHLAIIAIIRWT from the coding sequence ATGATGCAGTGGATCGCCATGATCACGATGTTGATCGATCACATAGGGGCTGTCTTTTATCCGCAGGTTGATGAACTGAGGATTATTGGACGGATTGCTTTTCCCATATATGCATTTGCTGTCTATATCGGGTATAAGCATACACGTAATGTACAAAAATACATCTGGCGTCTTTTTTGGATCGCTGTGCTCTCCCAAGTCCCTTTCATGGCGGCATTTAATCACTTGTCATTAAACGTCGTATGGACCCTGTGGTCGTCCCTGCTGGTTTTGCTGGTACTGGACAAACTGCCAAACCGATTACTGGGTATCCCGATTGTTATTGGGGCAGGTATCATTATGGAGATATCTGCGATGGATTATGGCATGTATGGACTGCTGCTAGTACTGTTATTCCGGTACTTCCAGGGACCCATACTTGTGCTGGGGCATGTTTTGTTAACGGCTCTTTATATCCAGCTCCACAGCAGCTCGGTGCAAATGTACAGTGTAGTGGCTACGTTAGGCATTGCCATTGCGCAGTATTACGGGGCAGGTTTTCGTTTGAAAGGACCAAGGTGGATCTGGCGTTATTTTTACCCGGCTCATCTTGCCATTATTGCTATTATTCGCTGGACATAA